One segment of Pontibacter akesuensis DNA contains the following:
- a CDS encoding S8 family peptidase yields the protein MVPHLKAAFAGIVMLMAGAAAPILGQAQTLPKIAAPLAKTAKAKAPAQARVLPKDTRQFTAWLQQNLPHINTTITTSPSITLTNLQPGDLLLLQQCPWLQYIDRGHRQAKEELELKDSDLSANSIAAVHARYPEWNGEGIVVSVKENPFDTTDIDLKDRILASPAFSEAYSTHATTMATIIAGGGNSSPEALGVVWGSSVTSSSFANLMPDETEALKQQQVSVQSHSYGVGVENYYGLESMAYDEQVLAYPELLHVFSSGNSGTATPETGAYAGIAGVANLTGQFKTSKNSLSVGALDKNRTVGTLSSVGPAYDGRVKPELVAHGAGGTSEAAAVASGVAAMVQQAYAAQQSGTLPPAALVKAVLINSADDVGNAHVDFESGYGNIDALGAVETVKSNRFRMGSLATGATDRFILQLPAGTQQLKVTLVWHDAAAAPDAPTALVNDLDLQLKHSGSGEVWLPWVLNAFPHPDSLNKTAIRAADHLNNVEQVTLQQPMAGAYEVHITGHTVPQGPQAYSLVYEYTSAALSWTYPTPQSSLTAGNSNRIRWSTHVSGSARLEYKTSGSDTWTVISDNINLSQTYYDWTAPDILTLAQFRLVTGTQTIISPEFILAPVINPAITLSCGEEVLLQWPAVTGATAYQVYSLQGHYMQPLLSVKDTVAILAAPAQESGYFAVAPVLAGAVARRGRSVAYTSEAEVCYIANFLPRQLVMDSVLFDLSLSTTYSLAEVALERLDNGAYTVVQVKPVTRQTEIILRDASPTTGLNRYRARVTTQQGQQYYSQTEEVFFTRSGFIQVGPNPVVAGQEVAVVAHGEGVAQLQLYNLLGQQVYTSTDGGVLKTVPTTGLPAGIYILRLLTERGEKLSTRLLVL from the coding sequence ATGGTCCCCCACCTGAAAGCGGCATTTGCTGGTATTGTTATGTTGATGGCCGGTGCCGCCGCTCCCATACTGGGGCAGGCTCAGACCCTGCCGAAAATAGCCGCGCCGCTGGCAAAAACCGCCAAGGCAAAAGCGCCTGCCCAGGCACGCGTGCTTCCAAAAGACACCCGACAGTTTACGGCATGGCTGCAGCAAAACCTGCCACACATAAATACTACAATAACCACCTCCCCAAGTATAACGCTGACAAACCTGCAGCCCGGCGACCTGCTTCTATTGCAGCAATGCCCCTGGCTGCAATACATTGACCGGGGGCACCGGCAGGCAAAGGAAGAACTGGAGCTCAAAGACAGTGATTTAAGTGCCAACAGCATCGCTGCAGTGCATGCCCGCTACCCGGAATGGAACGGCGAAGGCATCGTGGTATCTGTTAAAGAAAATCCGTTCGACACCACCGACATCGACCTGAAGGACCGCATACTTGCTTCCCCTGCCTTCAGTGAAGCCTACAGCACTCACGCCACCACCATGGCCACCATTATTGCCGGCGGCGGGAACTCCAGCCCGGAGGCGCTGGGGGTAGTATGGGGCAGCTCCGTGACAAGTTCCAGCTTTGCCAACCTGATGCCCGACGAAACTGAAGCTTTAAAACAGCAGCAGGTAAGCGTGCAGAGCCACTCCTACGGTGTGGGCGTGGAGAATTACTACGGGCTGGAAAGTATGGCCTATGACGAACAGGTGCTTGCTTATCCCGAACTGCTGCACGTGTTTTCGTCCGGCAACAGCGGCACCGCCACGCCCGAAACCGGTGCCTACGCAGGTATCGCCGGTGTGGCCAACCTGACGGGCCAGTTCAAAACATCTAAGAACAGTTTAAGCGTAGGTGCACTGGATAAAAACCGCACTGTTGGGACGCTTAGTTCTGTTGGCCCAGCCTACGATGGGCGGGTAAAACCGGAACTGGTAGCGCACGGTGCAGGCGGAACCTCCGAGGCAGCCGCAGTGGCATCCGGTGTGGCAGCGATGGTGCAGCAGGCGTATGCGGCGCAGCAAAGCGGTACACTTCCTCCTGCCGCCCTCGTGAAAGCGGTGCTGATAAACAGTGCCGATGATGTGGGAAATGCACACGTTGATTTTGAAAGCGGCTACGGAAATATTGATGCGCTTGGCGCGGTTGAAACTGTGAAGAGCAACCGCTTCCGCATGGGCAGTCTGGCAACCGGGGCCACGGACAGATTTATACTGCAGTTACCGGCAGGTACGCAGCAGCTTAAAGTAACGCTAGTGTGGCACGATGCCGCCGCCGCACCAGACGCCCCCACAGCGTTAGTCAATGACCTGGACCTGCAACTGAAGCATAGCGGCTCTGGCGAAGTATGGCTGCCCTGGGTTTTGAACGCCTTTCCGCACCCGGACTCGCTGAACAAAACTGCCATCCGGGCGGCAGACCACCTGAACAATGTGGAGCAGGTAACGCTGCAACAACCAATGGCGGGCGCCTACGAAGTACACATCACAGGACATACTGTACCGCAGGGGCCACAGGCATACAGCCTGGTTTACGAGTATACCTCCGCTGCCCTCTCCTGGACTTACCCCACCCCACAAAGCAGCCTGACAGCGGGGAACAGCAACAGAATCCGGTGGAGCACCCATGTTAGCGGCAGTGCAAGGCTGGAGTATAAGACCAGCGGCAGCGATACCTGGACAGTTATTTCCGACAACATCAACTTAAGCCAAACTTATTACGACTGGACTGCTCCGGACATACTCACACTGGCACAGTTCCGGCTTGTTACCGGCACGCAAACAATCATTTCGCCGGAATTTATACTTGCCCCGGTTATTAACCCAGCTATTACGCTCAGTTGTGGGGAGGAGGTGCTGCTACAGTGGCCTGCTGTAACAGGAGCCACCGCCTACCAGGTATACAGCCTGCAGGGGCACTACATGCAGCCACTGCTTTCGGTAAAAGACACGGTGGCCATACTTGCTGCCCCTGCGCAGGAGTCTGGTTACTTTGCCGTGGCTCCCGTGCTGGCCGGTGCCGTTGCCAGGCGAGGCCGGAGTGTTGCCTATACTTCGGAGGCGGAGGTTTGCTATATCGCAAATTTCCTGCCCCGGCAGCTCGTAATGGATTCGGTGCTGTTTGACCTTAGCCTTAGCACCACCTACAGCCTGGCAGAAGTGGCCTTGGAGCGACTGGACAATGGCGCCTATACGGTGGTGCAGGTGAAGCCTGTTACCCGGCAAACAGAAATCATACTTCGTGATGCCAGCCCCACAACCGGTTTAAACCGTTACCGGGCCCGCGTAACCACCCAGCAGGGGCAGCAGTACTACAGCCAGACAGAAGAGGTGTTCTTCACCCGAAGCGGCTTTATACAGGTGGGCCCTAACCCGGTGGTAGCCGGACAGGAAGTGGCGGTGGTGGCGCACGGCGAGGGAGTGGCACAGCTACAGCTTTATAACTTGCTGGGGCAGCAAGTTTATACTTCCACCGACGGAGGCGTTCTGAAAACAGTACCCACAACTGGCCTTCCCGCAGGTATTTACATCCTGCGCCTGCTAACTGAACGAGGCGAAAAGCTTTCTACGCGCCTCTTGGTGCTGTAA
- a CDS encoding M57 family metalloprotease — translation MKLRRLLAFAAIAAVFSFSSCQQEEEVSTPDQISAESLKQISAMGFSTHDVQRLEGGYLVEGDIMLSEKDLTSYHEQKALRVGESEQYRTNNLVSVGTSRTIDIAVSTSLPSAYVSAVDEMIRRYNAEYLRLKFRRVSSGYDVLFTSAPSGSTYLASAGFPSGGNPYSRVQVNAAYLGSNPGTSYLATILAHELGHCIGFRHTDYMDRSYSCGGGYTNEGASTVGAVHIPGTPTGPDPNSWMLACIGTGVNRPFNSNDRTALNYLY, via the coding sequence ATGAAATTGAGACGTCTACTCGCGTTCGCAGCTATCGCAGCTGTATTTTCTTTCTCCTCCTGCCAGCAGGAAGAAGAGGTTTCCACACCTGACCAGATTTCGGCTGAGTCTTTAAAACAGATTTCTGCCATGGGCTTCAGCACACATGATGTGCAGCGCCTGGAAGGCGGCTATCTGGTAGAGGGTGACATCATGCTGTCAGAAAAAGACCTTACCAGTTACCACGAGCAGAAGGCGCTTCGCGTGGGTGAGTCTGAGCAGTACCGCACCAACAACCTCGTTAGCGTGGGCACCAGCCGCACTATTGATATTGCAGTCTCTACCAGCTTACCGTCTGCGTATGTTTCGGCCGTTGACGAAATGATCCGCCGTTACAACGCCGAGTACCTGCGTTTAAAATTCCGCCGCGTGTCTTCAGGCTATGATGTTCTATTCACCAGTGCCCCTAGCGGATCTACTTACCTGGCATCAGCGGGTTTCCCGTCAGGCGGTAACCCGTACAGCAGAGTACAGGTTAACGCCGCTTACCTGGGCTCAAACCCTGGCACCAGCTACCTGGCTACTATTCTGGCGCACGAATTAGGCCATTGCATCGGCTTCCGCCATACTGATTACATGGACAGAAGCTATAGCTGCGGTGGTGGCTACACCAACGAAGGCGCTAGCACTGTAGGTGCTGTTCACATCCCAGGTACTCCTACCGGCCCTGATCCAAACTCATGGATGCTGGCTTGTATTGGTACTGGTGTTAACCGTCCGTTTAATTCAAACGACAGAACTGCCCTTAACTACCTGTATTAA
- a CDS encoding YicC/YloC family endoribonuclease produces the protein MLQSMTGFGSARLDADQYCISVEIRSLNSKSMDLSVRTPKFLSDKEYEIRNMVQKALVRGKVSVSVEFIRNKAQKSRNNVNKELLKAYYSELSEVADMLGADKGELFRLALHMPDVLQQQETEEDNTAEADWTVVQPLLQEALQSINTFRQDEGKALTAEIMSYIDRIRILLAEIEKHDPVRMENIRGRIKNHMAELNSSEHFDQNRFEQEMVYYIEKLDIAEEKVRLVNHLHYFTETVYLPEPTGKKLGFISQEIGREINTIGSKANDSTIQHYVVEMKEELEKIKEQINNIL, from the coding sequence ATGTTGCAGTCAATGACAGGCTTTGGCAGTGCCCGCCTTGATGCCGACCAATATTGTATTTCTGTGGAGATCCGATCGCTTAACTCAAAGAGCATGGATTTGAGTGTGCGTACGCCCAAGTTTTTGTCTGATAAAGAGTACGAGATCCGGAATATGGTGCAGAAGGCGCTGGTGCGTGGTAAGGTAAGCGTGTCGGTGGAGTTTATTCGGAACAAAGCCCAAAAATCGCGTAACAACGTGAACAAGGAACTGCTGAAAGCCTATTACTCCGAGCTAAGCGAAGTGGCTGATATGTTGGGTGCCGATAAAGGGGAATTGTTCCGGCTGGCCCTGCACATGCCCGACGTGTTGCAGCAGCAGGAAACAGAGGAGGATAACACGGCAGAGGCTGATTGGACTGTGGTGCAGCCACTTTTGCAGGAGGCGTTGCAAAGTATAAACACGTTCCGCCAGGACGAAGGCAAGGCGTTAACGGCCGAGATCATGTCGTACATCGACCGCATCCGTATTCTTTTGGCCGAGATAGAAAAGCACGACCCGGTGCGCATGGAGAACATCCGTGGCCGCATCAAAAACCACATGGCTGAGCTAAACTCATCCGAGCACTTCGATCAAAACCGGTTTGAGCAGGAGATGGTGTATTATATAGAAAAGCTGGATATTGCTGAAGAAAAAGTACGCCTGGTGAACCACCTGCACTATTTTACCGAAACCGTGTACCTGCCGGAGCCAACAGGCAAAAAGCTGGGCTTTATTTCGCAGGAGATAGGCAGGGAGATAAACACCATCGGCTCCAAAGCCAATGACTCCACCATACAGCATTACGTGGTGGAGATGAAGGAGGAGCTTGAAAAGATAAAAGAGCAGATCAACAACATTCTGTAA
- the purQ gene encoding phosphoribosylformylglycinamidine synthase subunit PurQ, which produces MKFGVVVFPGSNCDQDLVDAISIGMGQECVKLWHKEHDLQGCDFILLPGGFSYGDYLRSGAISRFSPIMQEVTQHAEKGGYVMGICNGFQILTEAGLLPGALLRNVNQKFICDNVYIKPVTTNLLPTQLLDLDKAYKIPVAHGEGRYHADKETLRRLEDNDQIMFKYSSNVADTHEIYNINGSLLNIAGVSNEKKNVFGMMPHPERAVDPELGNTDGRAIFESILSLVNA; this is translated from the coding sequence ATGAAATTTGGTGTAGTCGTTTTTCCGGGGTCCAACTGCGACCAAGACCTTGTGGATGCTATCAGCATCGGCATGGGGCAAGAATGTGTTAAATTGTGGCACAAAGAGCACGACCTGCAAGGCTGTGACTTTATACTGCTGCCAGGTGGCTTCTCTTATGGCGACTACCTGCGTTCAGGCGCTATCTCGCGCTTCTCCCCCATCATGCAGGAGGTAACCCAGCATGCGGAAAAGGGCGGCTACGTGATGGGCATCTGCAACGGTTTCCAGATCCTGACGGAGGCTGGCCTGCTGCCGGGCGCCCTGCTGCGCAACGTGAACCAGAAGTTTATCTGCGACAACGTGTACATCAAGCCGGTTACTACTAACCTGCTGCCAACTCAGTTGCTGGACCTGGACAAAGCCTACAAGATACCGGTAGCACACGGCGAAGGCCGTTACCATGCCGACAAGGAAACACTGCGCAGGCTGGAAGACAACGACCAGATCATGTTCAAGTATAGCAGCAATGTGGCCGATACGCACGAGATCTACAACATTAACGGCAGCTTGCTGAATATCGCGGGTGTGAGCAACGAGAAGAAGAATGTGTTTGGCATGATGCCGCACCCGGAGCGCGCCGTTGACCCGGAACTGGGCAATACCGATGGCCGTGCCATTTTCGAGTCTATTCTCAGCCTGGTGAACGCCTAA
- a CDS encoding SulP family inorganic anion transporter, with translation MKQYLRLFDFSQKVDYKVEVLAGLTVAMTMIPESLSFAILAGFPPLVGLYAAFIMGLVTAVLGGRPGMVSGGAGATVVVLIALMQSHGLEYVFAAVALAGVLQILVGVFKLGKFIRLVPQPVMYGFVNGLAVIIFMSQLEQFKTVVNGEVTWITGPTLYIMAGLVALTIAIIILLPRFTKAVPPSLVAIIVVFLVVLGFGIDTKTVADIATVSGGFPPFHIPEVPLTLEMLQVIFPYALIMAGVGLTESLLTLNLVDEITATRGQGNRECVAQGSANFLNGFFFGMGGCAMIAQTLVNLSAGARARLAGIVAALAILVIILFGAPVIELVPMAALVGVMIMVAIGTFEWISFRIINKMPKQDVFVGILVALITIWLHNLALAVLIGVIISALVFAWESAKRIRARKYIDANGVKHYEIYGPLFFGSVTAFSEKFDVLNDPDDVVVDFKESRVADMSGIDALNKLTERYHKAGKKLHLKHLSEDCRLLLKNAEEVIEVNILEDPHYAVATDKLA, from the coding sequence ATGAAACAATATCTCAGGCTCTTTGACTTCAGCCAAAAAGTCGATTATAAAGTAGAAGTGCTGGCGGGCCTCACTGTGGCCATGACCATGATTCCCGAGTCGCTGTCTTTTGCCATACTTGCCGGTTTCCCGCCCTTGGTGGGTTTGTATGCCGCCTTCATTATGGGCCTAGTAACGGCTGTGCTCGGTGGCAGGCCGGGCATGGTATCTGGCGGAGCAGGTGCCACTGTGGTGGTGCTGATTGCCCTGATGCAGTCGCATGGGCTGGAGTATGTGTTTGCCGCCGTGGCGCTGGCAGGCGTATTGCAGATACTCGTGGGCGTGTTCAAACTCGGAAAGTTCATCCGCCTGGTGCCGCAGCCGGTCATGTACGGCTTCGTAAACGGCCTCGCAGTTATCATTTTCATGTCGCAGCTGGAGCAGTTCAAGACCGTGGTGAACGGGGAAGTGACCTGGATCACCGGCCCAACGCTCTACATTATGGCAGGCCTGGTAGCGCTTACCATCGCCATCATCATCCTGTTGCCGCGCTTCACCAAAGCAGTTCCACCCTCGCTTGTTGCCATCATTGTGGTGTTCCTGGTGGTGCTAGGCTTTGGAATCGACACGAAAACAGTGGCGGACATCGCTACGGTTAGCGGCGGCTTCCCCCCTTTCCACATACCTGAAGTGCCCCTTACCCTCGAGATGTTGCAGGTGATTTTCCCCTATGCCCTGATCATGGCTGGTGTGGGCTTAACGGAAAGCCTTTTGACCCTGAACCTGGTGGATGAAATTACCGCCACCCGGGGCCAGGGAAACAGAGAGTGCGTGGCCCAGGGAAGTGCTAACTTCCTGAACGGCTTTTTCTTCGGCATGGGTGGCTGTGCTATGATTGCCCAGACACTGGTGAATCTCTCGGCCGGTGCCAGAGCACGCCTGGCAGGTATCGTCGCAGCGCTTGCCATTTTGGTGATCATCCTTTTTGGAGCGCCCGTTATTGAGCTGGTTCCGATGGCCGCCCTGGTAGGTGTGATGATCATGGTTGCCATTGGCACGTTTGAGTGGATCAGCTTCCGAATCATCAACAAAATGCCGAAGCAGGACGTGTTTGTAGGCATTCTGGTCGCGTTGATCACTATCTGGCTGCACAACCTTGCCTTGGCTGTGCTGATTGGTGTGATTATCTCCGCGCTGGTGTTTGCCTGGGAAAGCGCCAAACGTATCCGGGCCCGGAAGTATATTGATGCCAACGGTGTGAAGCACTATGAGATTTACGGCCCTCTCTTCTTCGGCTCGGTAACAGCCTTTTCCGAAAAGTTCGATGTCCTGAACGACCCGGACGACGTAGTCGTCGACTTCAAGGAAAGCAGGGTTGCTGATATGTCTGGGATTGATGCGCTGAACAAACTTACGGAGCGCTACCACAAGGCAGGCAAGAAACTGCACCTGAAGCACCTGAGCGAAGATTGCCGCCTGCTGCTGAAAAACGCCGAAGAGGTAATCGAGGTGAATATCCTGGAAGACCCGCACTATGCCGTAGCCACAGATAAGCTGGCTTAG
- a CDS encoding serine hydrolase domain-containing protein gives MNRTASRRIGLGVLLLLGLLAAWIHLSDKTYVYKALTYNFAGIDDNRIFEQNKVEAPAVPQPWSLSSKYNILPLDTELESLHNELESVAFLVIQNDSILHEQYWRGYSEASLSNSFSMAKSVVSMLIGAAIKEGKIKSVEQPVGDFLPEFKEGNKAGIKIKHLLWMSSGLNWDESYINPLSMTTEAYYGTDLKRVIDRLEAVEEPGQKWMYKSGDTQVLGFVLEAATGKSLSEYAEEKLWQPMGAAQDAEWSVDKPEGIEKAYCCFFSNARDFARFGKLYLNNGIWNGDTLVPPAFVKASLTPNGLIKAEGGEKVDFYGYQWWLIPNYKGQDVFYARGILGQYIIVLPEKELIIVRLGKERGERIHNHPSEVLAMIDAVNKVVK, from the coding sequence ATGAACCGTACTGCCTCACGTCGTATCGGGCTCGGTGTTTTGCTGCTGCTTGGCCTGCTGGCAGCCTGGATTCACCTGTCCGACAAAACCTATGTGTACAAAGCACTTACTTACAACTTCGCCGGGATTGACGATAACAGGATTTTTGAGCAGAATAAAGTAGAGGCGCCGGCCGTTCCACAGCCCTGGTCCCTGTCCAGCAAGTACAACATACTCCCCCTGGATACGGAACTGGAAAGTTTGCACAACGAGCTGGAGTCGGTGGCCTTTCTCGTGATTCAGAATGACTCCATACTTCATGAGCAGTACTGGCGCGGCTACTCGGAAGCCTCGCTAAGCAACTCGTTCTCCATGGCCAAGAGTGTGGTGAGCATGCTGATTGGCGCGGCCATAAAAGAAGGTAAAATCAAAAGCGTGGAGCAGCCGGTGGGCGATTTTCTGCCTGAATTCAAAGAGGGTAACAAGGCCGGAATTAAAATTAAGCACCTGCTCTGGATGAGTTCCGGCCTCAACTGGGACGAGTCGTACATCAACCCGCTCTCCATGACAACCGAGGCTTATTACGGCACCGACCTGAAGCGGGTGATAGACAGGCTGGAGGCGGTGGAGGAGCCGGGGCAGAAGTGGATGTACAAGAGCGGCGATACCCAGGTGCTGGGTTTTGTGTTGGAGGCAGCCACCGGCAAAAGCCTGAGCGAGTACGCCGAGGAAAAGCTCTGGCAACCGATGGGCGCTGCCCAAGATGCTGAGTGGAGCGTAGACAAGCCGGAAGGTATCGAAAAGGCTTATTGCTGCTTCTTCTCCAATGCCCGCGACTTTGCCCGCTTCGGGAAACTGTACCTGAACAACGGCATCTGGAATGGTGATACCCTGGTGCCGCCTGCCTTTGTGAAAGCCTCGCTCACGCCCAATGGCCTGATAAAGGCAGAAGGCGGGGAAAAAGTTGACTTCTACGGCTACCAGTGGTGGCTTATCCCCAACTACAAAGGGCAGGATGTGTTTTACGCCCGTGGCATACTGGGCCAATACATCATCGTGCTGCCGGAGAAGGAGTTAATCATTGTACGCCTGGGTAAAGAGCGTGGCGAACGCATCCACAACCACCCCAGCGAAGTGCTGGCCATGATTGATGCCGTGAACAAGGTAGTGAAGTAA
- a CDS encoding NAD(P)/FAD-dependent oxidoreductase: MKYDFIVVGHGLAGAILSYTLRKRGHKVLVIDEPRATGASRVAAGLLNPIAGKRFAKSWLADTFVPAADAFYDELEAHFGQELFTHKPIYKIFSSIEEQNTWMAKSGGGEWGAYILATHTQSINQESINDPNGGIMIGHGGNLRVAEMLDLLTQELQGQGLLLPERFEMEKLELTEGGVTYKKVEAAHLIFCEGFQVLQNPYFKWLPIQPTKGEVLEVEAQNLDPECIYNKGVYVVPVGGGRFKVGATYNWRQPDEEPTPDGQQELTERFSQITSKPYQVLHHWAGIRPAVRDRKPLAGRHPQHPQLSVFNGMGSKGVLMAPYLAQHFAAALESGTEVMPDVHISRYLSLYYDYIKEQDKQP, translated from the coding sequence ATGAAATACGATTTTATAGTTGTGGGGCACGGTCTGGCCGGTGCAATTTTGAGTTATACCTTACGCAAGCGCGGCCACAAAGTATTGGTTATCGATGAGCCCCGTGCCACCGGCGCCTCGCGCGTGGCAGCCGGTTTGCTTAACCCGATTGCCGGCAAGCGCTTCGCCAAGTCCTGGCTGGCCGATACCTTTGTGCCTGCCGCCGACGCGTTCTATGACGAGTTAGAGGCGCATTTCGGGCAGGAGCTGTTCACCCACAAACCCATCTATAAAATATTCTCCTCCATTGAAGAGCAAAACACCTGGATGGCCAAAAGCGGCGGCGGCGAGTGGGGCGCCTACATCCTGGCCACGCATACCCAAAGTATAAACCAGGAAAGTATAAACGACCCGAACGGCGGCATTATGATCGGGCACGGCGGCAACCTGCGCGTGGCCGAGATGCTGGACCTGCTGACCCAGGAACTGCAGGGGCAGGGCCTGCTGCTGCCGGAGCGCTTCGAAATGGAGAAACTGGAGCTGACCGAGGGCGGCGTGACTTATAAAAAGGTGGAGGCCGCGCACCTGATCTTCTGCGAGGGATTTCAGGTGCTGCAGAACCCTTACTTCAAATGGCTGCCCATTCAGCCCACCAAAGGCGAAGTGCTGGAGGTGGAGGCGCAGAATTTAGACCCGGAATGCATCTATAACAAAGGAGTTTACGTTGTTCCCGTAGGAGGAGGCCGCTTTAAGGTGGGGGCTACCTACAACTGGCGCCAACCCGACGAAGAGCCTACCCCCGATGGGCAGCAGGAACTGACGGAGCGGTTCAGCCAGATAACTTCTAAGCCATATCAGGTGTTACATCATTGGGCAGGTATCCGGCCGGCCGTCCGCGACAGGAAACCGTTGGCCGGAAGGCACCCGCAGCACCCCCAGCTAAGCGTGTTCAACGGCATGGGATCAAAGGGCGTGTTGATGGCGCCGTACCTGGCGCAGCACTTCGCAGCGGCACTGGAAAGCGGTACTGAGGTAATGCCGGATGTACATATTTCCAGATATTTATCGTTATATTACGACTACATAAAAGAACAAGACAAGCAACCCTAA
- a CDS encoding MBL fold metallo-hydrolase — MKVTCLTFNPFQENTYLLHDDTNECVVIDPGCYEKAEREQLKKFIADNNLKVVRLLNTHCHIDHVLGNKFVADTYNVGLEIHEKDEQVLRAVPTYASNYGFPQYDEALPTAYLSEGDAVKFGNTTLDVLFTPGHAPGHVVFYNGPEKVCIGGDVLFRTSIGRTDLPGGDFDTLIRSIKEKMFALPDDVTVYPGHGPETTIGYEKKHNPFLQ, encoded by the coding sequence ATGAAGGTAACCTGCCTTACATTTAATCCCTTCCAGGAGAACACGTACCTGCTGCACGACGACACCAACGAATGCGTGGTAATAGACCCGGGCTGCTATGAAAAGGCCGAGCGCGAGCAGCTGAAAAAATTCATCGCTGACAATAACCTGAAGGTGGTGCGCCTGCTGAATACCCACTGCCACATAGACCACGTGCTGGGCAACAAGTTTGTGGCGGATACCTACAACGTTGGCCTGGAGATACATGAAAAGGACGAGCAGGTGCTGCGCGCCGTGCCGACCTATGCCTCCAACTATGGCTTTCCGCAATATGATGAGGCACTGCCAACCGCCTACCTTAGCGAAGGCGATGCCGTGAAGTTCGGCAACACCACACTGGATGTACTCTTTACACCGGGCCACGCACCGGGCCATGTGGTGTTTTACAACGGGCCGGAGAAAGTATGCATCGGGGGCGATGTGCTGTTCCGCACCAGCATCGGCCGCACCGACCTGCCTGGCGGCGACTTCGACACGCTGATCCGAAGTATAAAAGAGAAAATGTTTGCCTTGCCCGATGATGTAACCGTATACCCTGGCCACGGCCCCGAAACCACCATCGGCTACGAGAAAAAACACAACCCTTTCCTACAGTAA
- the pssA gene encoding CDP-diacylglycerol--serine O-phosphatidyltransferase — translation MKKHIPNAITCLNLLAGCIGLYFAFKGELVYTAYLIGIAAVLDFLDGMVARLMHAYSEIGKQLDSLADMVSFGVVPGTIMFMLLQRLESPFLGIPADIVPFFGFLITIFSALRLAKFNIDTRQSEQFIGLPTPACTLFVASLPLILETGDLIMFEIILNQAVLLILTVALSFLLVAELPLFALKFKHFGWQGNSIRFIFLGLSVILVAMLKFAAIPLIIVLYILLSIIKKTSHTS, via the coding sequence ATGAAGAAACACATTCCTAACGCCATCACGTGCCTGAACCTGCTTGCCGGGTGCATCGGGCTATACTTTGCTTTTAAGGGAGAACTGGTTTATACCGCGTACCTGATCGGTATTGCCGCCGTACTAGATTTCCTGGATGGCATGGTGGCTCGCCTGATGCACGCCTACTCTGAGATCGGGAAGCAACTGGACTCGCTGGCAGACATGGTATCGTTCGGGGTAGTGCCGGGCACAATCATGTTTATGCTGCTGCAGCGCCTGGAGTCTCCTTTTTTAGGAATACCGGCGGATATTGTTCCGTTCTTCGGCTTCCTGATCACGATTTTCTCGGCTTTGCGCCTGGCTAAGTTTAACATCGACACCCGCCAATCGGAGCAGTTCATCGGCCTGCCCACACCAGCCTGCACCCTGTTCGTGGCCTCGCTGCCACTTATCCTGGAGACAGGTGATTTGATCATGTTCGAGATCATACTCAACCAGGCCGTGCTGCTTATACTTACCGTGGCACTGTCGTTCCTGCTGGTGGCTGAGCTGCCGCTATTTGCGCTCAAGTTCAAGCATTTTGGGTGGCAGGGCAATTCAATCCGCTTTATTTTCCTGGGCCTTTCGGTTATCTTGGTAGCGATGCTTAAATTTGCGGCGATACCACTGATCATTGTGCTCTACATACTTTTGTCTATCATCAAAAAAACATCCCATACATCATGA
- the purS gene encoding phosphoribosylformylglycinamidine synthase subunit PurS: protein MKFVAEIDVMPRPELLDPQGKAVLLGLEHLGLDQVDDVRIGKHITLNLEAETEEIAREKVEKACNKLLANLIMESFTYELKQA from the coding sequence ATGAAATTTGTTGCTGAAATTGACGTAATGCCCCGCCCGGAATTGTTGGACCCGCAAGGAAAAGCCGTGCTGCTGGGCCTGGAGCACCTTGGTTTGGACCAGGTAGACGATGTGCGCATCGGAAAGCACATTACCCTGAACCTGGAGGCCGAGACGGAGGAAATAGCGCGTGAGAAGGTGGAGAAAGCCTGCAACAAACTGCTGGCCAACCTGATTATGGAGTCGTTTACGTATGAGCTGAAGCAGGCATAA